The Bacteroidota bacterium genomic interval GCAGGTGCGCCACCCCGCGCCGCCCGTGCGTAGCCATCACCACGAGGTCGATGTAGGCGTGCGCCGCGTAGTCGAGGATGACATCGGCGGCGGAGCTGCCCAGTTCGGCGACGCGGACGACCCGCACGCGGTCGTGCTGGCGCAGCATCGACGCCATCCCGTCGAGGTCGTCATCGTCCACGAGGTCGTCGAGGTCGTCGTAGACATCGAGGGCCGTCAGGATGTGGAGTTCGGCGTCGTAGAGTGCCGCGAGGGCGAGCGCGTGGCCGAGCGCGCTGTCGGCGCAGTTCGAGTGGTCAGTCGGGAAAAGGAGGCGTTCGATCTTCAGCATGGGAGGAGGCAGTTGAACGTGAGGGAAGCGCGGCAGCTGGCCTACGTTGAGCCGCTAGGGCAGGTGCAGGTCGGCTTCGAGGAGCGCCTTGGCATCGGCGTGGACGGCCGCCGCGTCCCCGGGCGAGTCCGTCGTGGGGCTCGGGCGGTGCGTGAGCACGGGGCACGGCGCACGGCGAAGCGTCCGCTCGGCCGTGCTGCCCAGGAGCACGTGCTCCAGCCCAGTCAGCCCGCGCGTCGCTATGACGATGAGACGAGCGCCGATCTCCTTCGCCACGGCCGCGATCTCGACATCGGCGCGGCCCACGGCCGTCTCGATTCGAATGCCGTCCACTTCAGCGTGGCCCGCAGCGGCGTCGAGGCCGTAGACCGCCTGCGCGTAGAAGCGCGGCATCCGCTTGCGAGCCCGCTCGTCGAGCAGATGCGTGAGCGTGGTCCCCTCGGCCAGATCGGGGAGATAAAACGCCGGGTATGGCCCCGCGTCAATGACGTGGAGCAGCACCAGCGGCGCGTTCAGGCGCGTGGCCCAAGCGCGGGCGAGGCGCAGCCCCTCCTCCGAC includes:
- a CDS encoding universal stress protein; its protein translation is MRPSAPHVVGIDFSDASARALRSAAGLALTAAAPLHVVHADETQTTARARPADSLLTDLRAFVRRTFEGHLPGVRITYALARDLSPGLALSSYASDVDARLVVVGTHGRRGVKRLLLGSVAEEVVRTAPCPVLTIPDPVAEVATPANRPVLAPVDFSMASEEGLRLARAWATRLNAPLVLLHVIDAGPYPAFYLPDLAEGTTLTHLLDERARKRMPRFYAQAVYGLDAAAGHAEVDGIRIETAVGRADVEIAAVAKEIGARLIVIATRGLTGLEHVLLGSTAERTLRRAPCPVLTHRPSPTTDSPGDAAAVHADAKALLEADLHLP